The Bradyrhizobium barranii subsp. barranii genome segment AGAAGCGATCGTCGTCCTTATGGCGAAAACGCGGTCGTCATTGCGAAATCAACGCGCACAAAGCGAATGATCTGACCTGCGTCCATACCACACGCATTGTCTCTTTGCGCGTGCTCGTGCGGGAGAGCCGTTGTTTTGCCGAGATCCGATCATTCGCCACGACCGCATTTCTCGTCTGGTCCCTCTCCTTCCCGCCTTTGGCGTTGGCGGTGCCAAGGAGGTGCCACACCCGAGAGGAAGCATTTCGCTAATGCATTGAAATAACTTGGCGATCCCGGGAAGACTCGAACTTCCGACCTACGGTTTAGGAAACCGCCGCTCTATCCGGCTGAGCTACGGGACCGCGGAACCCGCTGGTACGGGTTCGATCCCGTCATAGCAGAGCAAAATGCAGTTCGCCAGCCGTCAGGCGGGCCAGACCATCGTCAACCTGAACGGGGCGGCTATACAATCGCTTCCAGGCCCCTCTCGGCGGAGCAGCTCACATGATCGAAAGCATCAGCGCCATCACGCTCGGCACGCATGACATGGGGCGCGCCGTGCACTTCTACCGTTCGCTGGGGTTTGAGCTCCTGTATGGCGGCGAAGCCGCTGCATTCACCAGCTTTCGCGCCGGCACCGGCTATCTCAACCTGACGGCGCAGCCGGACGACAAGCGCTGGTCCTGGTGGGGCCGCATCATCTTCTACGTCGCCGATGTCGACGGGACCTACGAGCGCGCACGCGCCGCCGGATGGCAGCCGTCGACCACGCCGCGCAATGCGGAATGGGGTGAGCGCTACTTCCATCTCACCGACCCCGACGGCCATGAGCTCAGTTTCGCGCGACCGTTGTCCTGACCGCATAAGTCACATCCGCTGACGTTCGCAACGCGCAAGTAGCGCTGTCTCAGCCGCCGTGGCAAGCTCGGCGCGGTTGCCTCAAGCGAGAATTGTATCTGGGTTCTAACCAGGGAGGACGACCATGGTAACCTATGTCGTGCTGGCGAACTTCACTGATCAGGGAGTCCGCAACGTCAAGGACTCGCCGAAGCGGGCCGACGCCTTCAAGGAGATGGCCAAAACGTTCGGCGTGACCGTGAAAGAGATCGTCTGGACGCAGGGACGATATGACGTTGTAACCGTTCTCGAGGCTCCAGATGAGGCTGCCGCGATGTCGCTCAGCCTTAGTCTCAGCGCACTCGGCAATGTCCGCACCGAAACGCTGCGCGCGTTTTCGGCGGCAGATATGACAAAGATCGTCGGCAAGATGCTCTGACGCTCAAGCCCGCGCGAGCGCACTGGACCCGGGATGGCAATCCCGGGAATAGGCCTCTCATGCCCTGATATTGTTCTCGCGCACCACCTTGCCCCAATAGGCGACCTGCTTGTCGAAGAAGCTCTTGAAGGCGGCGCCGTCCTGGAGCAGCAGCGTCATCTGCTGGGTCTCCTTGAGCTGGGCGGCGGTCGCGGGCTCGCTCAGGATCTCCCTGGACGCCGTCGCCATGGCCGCGACGATATCCGGCGGAGTGCCCGCGGGCGCGAAAACGCCCCACCACGCCAGCGTCTCAAAGTCTGGAAAGCCGGCCTCGATCGCGGTCGGCGTATCCGGTAAGCCCGGCAGCCGCTCGCGGCCGAGTTGCAGGATCGGCCGCAGCATGTTGGTGCCGAGCTGGGCCGAGACCAGCGCCGCCGATCCCGCGATCAGATCGACATGGCCGCCGAGCACGTCGTTCATCGCCGGGCCGCCGCCGCGATAGGGCACGTGCATGATCTCGACGCCGGCCTTGGTGCCGAGCACCGTCATGGCGAGATGGCCGAGCGTGCCGATGCCGACGGAGGCATATTTCACCGCGCCGGGCGTCGCCTTGCAGGCGGCGACCACGTCGGCAAAGCTCTTGTAGGGACGGCCGGCGCCGGCGGCGATCACGTAGGGCGCGGTGCCCACCAGCAGCACCGGCATCAGCTCGCGCTCGACATCGACCGGCGGCTTGTCGAGGATGGACGGGATCACCGCGTGGGAATCGAAGGTGACCAGGAACGTCGAGCCGTCCGGAGGACTCTTCGCGACCTGCGCCGCCCCGAGCGCGCCGGCGGCGCCCGACTTGTTCTCGACCACGACGATGCGGTTGAGTTTTGTCTGTAGATTGGCCTGCAACAGCCGCGCCATCGCGTCAGTCGATCCGCCCGGCGGAAACGGCACCACCAGCGTAATCTTGCCGGCC includes the following:
- a CDS encoding VOC family protein — translated: MIESISAITLGTHDMGRAVHFYRSLGFELLYGGEAAAFTSFRAGTGYLNLTAQPDDKRWSWWGRIIFYVADVDGTYERARAAGWQPSTTPRNAEWGERYFHLTDPDGHELSFARPLS
- a CDS encoding tripartite tricarboxylate transporter substrate-binding protein, translated to MTITRRTLLAAPAILAIAPAVAQAGKITLVVPFPPGGSTDAMARLLQANLQTKLNRIVVVENKSGAAGALGAAQVAKSPPDGSTFLVTFDSHAVIPSILDKPPVDVERELMPVLLVGTAPYVIAAGAGRPYKSFADVVAACKATPGAVKYASVGIGTLGHLAMTVLGTKAGVEIMHVPYRGGGPAMNDVLGGHVDLIAGSAALVSAQLGTNMLRPILQLGRERLPGLPDTPTAIEAGFPDFETLAWWGVFAPAGTPPDIVAAMATASREILSEPATAAQLKETQQMTLLLQDGAAFKSFFDKQVAYWGKVVRENNIRA
- a CDS encoding GYD domain-containing protein, which gives rise to MVTYVVLANFTDQGVRNVKDSPKRADAFKEMAKTFGVTVKEIVWTQGRYDVVTVLEAPDEAAAMSLSLSLSALGNVRTETLRAFSAADMTKIVGKML